In Streptomyces sp. NBC_01551, one DNA window encodes the following:
- the hemC gene encoding hydroxymethylbilane synthase: MNPRLDQPLRLGTRRSKLAMSQSGHVADAVRAITGRPVELVEITTYGDVSRENLAQIGGTGVFVTALRDALLRGDVDFAVHSLKDLPTAQPDDLVIAAMPLREDPRDALVARDGLTFEQLPDGARIGTGSPRRTAQLNHYARALGKRIETVAIRGNVDTRIGFVRDGELDAVVLAAAGLNRIGRSDEATDLLSVDSVLPAPGQGALAVECLASNAELIAALGRLDDPHTRAAVTAERSLLAALEAGCSAPVGALADLLADGQIVNEMRLRGVVGTLDGSTLVQLSTTGPVPQSYDEAMALGRELADEMLAKGAAGLMGERSL; this comes from the coding sequence CCCAGTCCGGCCATGTCGCCGACGCGGTACGGGCGATCACCGGTCGGCCCGTCGAGCTCGTGGAGATCACGACGTACGGGGACGTGTCCCGTGAGAACCTCGCGCAGATCGGCGGCACCGGCGTCTTCGTGACGGCGCTGCGCGACGCCCTGCTGCGCGGTGACGTCGACTTCGCCGTGCACTCGCTGAAGGACCTGCCGACCGCGCAGCCCGACGACCTCGTGATCGCGGCCATGCCGCTCCGCGAGGACCCGCGCGACGCGCTCGTCGCCCGGGACGGGCTGACCTTCGAGCAGCTGCCCGACGGTGCCCGCATCGGCACCGGTTCGCCGCGCCGCACGGCGCAGCTCAACCACTACGCGCGGGCCCTCGGCAAGCGCATCGAGACCGTCGCCATTCGGGGGAATGTCGACACCCGGATCGGGTTCGTGCGCGACGGCGAGCTCGATGCCGTCGTCCTCGCGGCCGCCGGGCTCAACCGGATCGGCCGCAGTGATGAAGCGACCGACCTGCTGTCCGTGGACAGCGTGCTGCCGGCTCCGGGCCAGGGCGCCCTGGCCGTGGAGTGCCTCGCGTCCAACGCGGAGCTCATCGCCGCGCTCGGCCGGCTCGACGACCCGCACACCCGGGCCGCCGTGACCGCCGAGCGTTCCCTGCTCGCCGCCCTGGAGGCCGGCTGCAGCGCCCCCGTGGGCGCGCTCGCCGACCTTCTGGCCGACGGGCAGATTGTCAATGAAATGCGCCTGCGCGGCGTCGTCGGCACCCTCGACGGCTCGACGCTCGTGCAGCTGTCCACCACCGGACCCGTGCCCCAGTCGTACGACGAGGCCATGGCGCTCGGCCGCGAACTCGCGGACGAGATGCTGGCCAAGGGCGCGGCCGGTCTTATGGGGGAGCGATCGCTTTGA